The following proteins are co-located in the Candidatus Woesearchaeota archaeon genome:
- a CDS encoding 1-acyl-sn-glycerol-3-phosphate acyltransferase → MLKKTYQAAMAAYYVIDAVARIRSDSFKEGVTPQDVYEHAFTFSKRVLDMLRVHVEVDGIDDLVRGPGIICQNHTSLLDIPALLMFPGRKYFGTKKELFHIPIFGQGMHAVGMPIIDRSNPRQAYSSLEDAVRRMGEDPDPESYYLVMFPEGTRSSSRDYSMSDFRMGAFNLAARAGLAIIPVASYGAAGILPKKSLDVTPGTIHLRILPALHPQDDSKDTAVKLCRETRQAIGEAIWDMMRR, encoded by the coding sequence ATGCTCAAGAAGACTTATCAGGCCGCTATGGCTGCATACTATGTTATTGATGCTGTCGCAAGAATCAGATCTGATTCCTTCAAAGAGGGTGTCACACCGCAGGATGTGTATGAGCATGCCTTCACTTTCTCAAAGAGGGTCCTTGATATGCTCCGTGTGCATGTTGAGGTTGATGGGATTGATGATCTCGTCCGCGGACCTGGCATCATCTGCCAGAACCACACTTCTCTGCTTGACATCCCTGCTCTCCTCATGTTTCCTGGAAGGAAGTATTTCGGCACAAAGAAGGAGCTATTTCACATCCCAATTTTTGGGCAGGGGATGCATGCTGTAGGGATGCCGATCATAGACAGGTCAAATCCACGCCAGGCTTACAGCAGTCTTGAAGACGCAGTGCGCCGGATGGGGGAGGACCCGGATCCTGAATCATATTATCTCGTGATGTTCCCTGAAGGCACCAGAAGCTCCTCAAGAGATTATTCCATGAGTGATTTCAGGATGGGAGCCTTCAATCTTGCAGCAAGGGCAGGTCTGGCAATAATCCCTGTTGCTTCATACGGGGCAGCAGGCATACTTCCTAAAAAAAGCCTGGATGTCACTCCTGGCACAATCCATCTCAGGATACTTCCGGCACTCCATCCACAAGATGATAGTAAAGATACTGCAGTCAAGCTTTGCAGAGAAACGAGGCAGGCTATTGGGGAAGCCATATGGGATATGATGAGGAGATAG
- a CDS encoding DUF2391 family protein, producing the protein MRKTKIKKEVVMAGNQFKEVVTVRDEKGHILHKFITPLMIRFRPKDMLQVMIGASILAIPVGLTEEVWNLAASLPLRNITGFLAISLMFIASFVYYNYYKNKMGDHWKEFLKRVIFTYVFSFFVVAILLTLIQRAPWSTDWILAVKRVIIVTFPASMSAAVADMIK; encoded by the coding sequence ATGAGAAAAACCAAGATTAAGAAAGAAGTTGTCATGGCCGGCAACCAGTTCAAGGAGGTTGTCACAGTCCGTGATGAAAAAGGTCACATACTGCATAAGTTCATCACTCCGTTGATGATCAGGTTCAGGCCTAAGGATATGCTGCAGGTCATGATAGGGGCTTCGATATTAGCGATTCCGGTTGGTTTAACAGAAGAGGTCTGGAATCTTGCAGCATCATTGCCTTTGAGGAATATCACAGGTTTTCTGGCAATCTCATTGATGTTCATTGCTTCATTTGTCTATTACAATTATTATAAGAACAAGATGGGTGACCATTGGAAAGAATTCCTCAAGAGGGTCATCTTCACATATGTGTTCTCATTTTTTGTCGTCGCTATATTGTTGACCCTTATCCAGAGGGCCCCTTGGAGCACTGACTGGATCCTTGCAGTCAAGAGAGTAATCATTGTGACCTTCCCTGCTTCAATGAGCGCAGCAGTCGCAGATATGATAAAATGA
- a CDS encoding HAMP domain-containing histidine kinase — protein MSQYIFKYALALLSIIFIGLVDFYSGYLIGFSIFYLIPIIFIALNHGRNKSTASAIFAAFVWGVAEFYHPEVPIAYTIWNSFVRLAIFIIISLTVNRLKENIENEKKQKEKLDELNKLKNKFLGIAAHDLRNPMGIIKMYSAILLSKDIKSLTEEQRRFIKTIDEQSNFTLRLVDDLLDYSKIEAGKIDLQLAEQDYAEMLTGIVSLNKTFAGIKKIELNLDIKDKLPHIMIDKSKINQVLNNLVMNAINYSNENTKIIIVVEKQKNSVLTNVIDQGAGIHKKDLKTIFEEFVSGKNQTRTIEKSTGLGLAIAKKIIESHNGKIGVKSSPGKGSTFYFTLPIKEHSN, from the coding sequence ATGAGCCAATATATTTTCAAATATGCACTAGCATTGCTCAGCATAATATTCATAGGCCTTGTTGACTTTTATTCCGGGTATCTGATCGGTTTCTCAATCTTCTATCTCATCCCCATCATATTCATCGCCCTGAATCATGGCAGGAACAAATCCACAGCATCAGCAATATTCGCAGCTTTTGTCTGGGGTGTGGCAGAATTCTATCACCCGGAGGTGCCCATAGCTTACACAATATGGAACTCCTTTGTGCGATTGGCCATATTCATCATTATATCCCTGACTGTGAACCGACTCAAGGAGAATATCGAGAATGAGAAGAAGCAGAAAGAGAAGCTTGACGAGCTCAACAAGCTGAAGAACAAATTCCTGGGCATAGCAGCACATGACCTGCGAAATCCTATGGGTATCATCAAAATGTATTCAGCCATCTTGCTGAGCAAGGATATCAAGAGTCTCACTGAGGAGCAGAGAAGGTTCATAAAAACAATAGATGAGCAAAGCAATTTCACGCTCAGGCTCGTAGATGACCTCCTGGACTATTCGAAGATCGAAGCCGGCAAGATAGATCTTCAGCTGGCAGAGCAGGATTATGCAGAGATGCTGACCGGCATCGTCAGCCTTAACAAGACATTTGCCGGAATCAAAAAGATCGAGCTAAACCTGGACATCAAAGATAAGCTGCCCCATATCATGATCGACAAGAGCAAGATCAATCAAGTCCTAAACAATCTGGTGATGAATGCCATAAACTATTCAAATGAGAACACCAAGATAATCATTGTAGTGGAAAAGCAGAAAAATTCGGTCTTGACCAATGTCATTGACCAGGGCGCCGGGATACACAAGAAGGACCTCAAGACCATATTCGAAGAATTCGTCAGCGGAAAGAACCAGACAAGGACCATAGAGAAAAGCACAGGCCTCGGCCTTGCAATTGCCAAGAAGATAATCGAAAGCCACAATGGAAAAATAGGTGTCAAGAGCAGTCCTGGCAAGGGGTCAACCTTCTATTTCACATTACCAATAAAAGAGCATTCAAACTGA
- a CDS encoding ABC transporter permease yields MRLRKIVQLAWNILAHSKLRSWLTIIGIIIGIAAVVSIVSVSQGAKQNLESRFSDLGADLLTISPGFSRASGFRGPGGNFGVASGTDQDPLTEKDILAIRTIPNVKIVMGQVSGSAKMKYLGETGDVTVTGVDTVVWKDMTTDELGSGRYLTQGDAYSVVLGHRRATTFFDKEVQLNRQIALEGKIFKVVGILKEGYNDNAVIIPLNPARDMLDDIEDDEVSSITVKVADVDKVNETEAAIEKKLMLSRGILKADDKDFSILSSANLRSTISETLNTMSIFLGAIAAISLVVGAVGISNTMFTSVLEKTKEIGVMKAIGAKNRDILMIFLINSGMIGFVGGLGGVILGSVASGYISLLVSGVSNGGGPGGGFTRMFSSTALSPELLIFAFAFSIVIGVIAGVIPAYRASKLRPVDALRYE; encoded by the coding sequence ATGAGGCTCAGGAAGATAGTCCAACTTGCATGGAACATCCTGGCTCATAGTAAGCTCAGGAGTTGGCTTACCATAATAGGCATTATCATCGGCATTGCCGCTGTGGTCTCGATCGTATCAGTGAGCCAGGGTGCTAAGCAGAATCTTGAATCCCGCTTCAGTGATCTCGGCGCTGATCTTTTGACCATCTCTCCTGGTTTTTCCAGGGCAAGCGGATTCAGGGGGCCGGGCGGGAATTTTGGGGTAGCATCAGGCACTGATCAGGATCCTCTTACAGAGAAGGATATTTTGGCGATTAGAACCATTCCGAATGTGAAGATTGTCATGGGGCAGGTTTCAGGCAGTGCAAAGATGAAATACCTGGGGGAGACAGGAGATGTGACTGTCACAGGTGTCGATACTGTTGTCTGGAAGGATATGACCACTGATGAGCTTGGATCCGGGAGATATCTCACTCAGGGAGATGCCTATTCGGTCGTACTGGGCCATAGGAGAGCCACCACTTTCTTTGATAAGGAAGTCCAGCTGAACAGGCAGATTGCCTTGGAAGGTAAGATCTTCAAGGTCGTCGGCATATTGAAGGAGGGATATAATGATAATGCAGTTATAATCCCCCTAAATCCGGCAAGGGATATGCTTGATGACATCGAGGATGATGAAGTGAGCTCTATAACTGTCAAGGTTGCCGACGTCGATAAGGTGAATGAGACAGAGGCCGCTATAGAGAAGAAACTGATGCTGTCAAGGGGGATATTGAAGGCTGACGACAAGGATTTCAGCATTTTATCGTCTGCTAATCTCAGGAGCACCATATCTGAGACACTCAACACCATGTCCATATTCTTAGGCGCCATTGCTGCCATCTCATTGGTTGTCGGTGCAGTCGGCATCTCTAATACCATGTTCACTTCAGTCCTTGAGAAGACAAAGGAGATTGGTGTGATGAAAGCCATAGGAGCGAAGAACAGGGATATATTGATGATTTTCCTGATAAACTCTGGTATGATCGGCTTTGTCGGCGGTCTCGGGGGTGTGATTCTCGGTTCAGTCGCATCAGGTTACATAAGCTTATTGGTCTCAGGGGTGTCAAATGGTGGCGGCCCCGGAGGAGGTTTTACGAGGATGTTCAGCTCAACAGCATTGTCCCCAGAGCTCTTGATATTCGCATTTGCATTCTCGATAGTCATTGGTGTAATAGCAGGGGTCATACCCGCGTACAGGGCCTCTAAGCTGAGGCCGGTTGATGCGCTGAGATATGAATGA
- a CDS encoding ABC transporter ATP-binding protein: MSGQTLIELQDVTKTYDMGKAGKLTVLKDINLKIDKGEFVAITGPSGSGKSTMMNLVGALDVPSTGAIFLNDKNVARMSESSLAVLRGKTIGFIFQQFNLIPTLSALDNTMLPMEFIEKPSALARRRARELLASLGLGDRLHHRPNELSGGQQQRVAISRALANDPDVVLADEPTGNLDSKTGKYVMDFLHKLNVEENKTIILVTHDLHLIRYAKRVIYLRDGIIIKDTEKVRK; encoded by the coding sequence ATGAGTGGCCAGACTCTTATTGAATTGCAGGATGTGACCAAGACCTATGACATGGGCAAGGCCGGAAAGCTTACAGTTCTGAAAGATATCAACCTCAAGATCGACAAGGGTGAGTTTGTGGCGATTACCGGTCCGAGCGGTTCTGGCAAGTCTACAATGATGAATCTTGTAGGTGCATTGGATGTCCCATCAACCGGTGCGATATTCCTGAATGATAAGAATGTTGCCAGGATGAGCGAGTCTTCTCTTGCAGTGCTGAGGGGCAAGACAATAGGTTTCATCTTCCAGCAGTTCAATCTCATCCCTACATTGAGCGCACTTGATAACACCATGCTCCCCATGGAATTCATTGAAAAGCCATCCGCCCTTGCTAGGAGAAGGGCCAGGGAATTGCTCGCTTCTTTGGGCCTCGGCGACAGGCTGCATCATAGGCCGAATGAGCTGAGTGGAGGGCAGCAGCAGAGAGTCGCGATATCAAGGGCTCTGGCAAATGATCCTGATGTCGTGCTTGCCGACGAGCCGACAGGGAATCTCGATTCAAAGACAGGGAAGTATGTCATGGATTTCCTCCATAAGCTGAATGTCGAGGAGAATAAGACAATAATCCTCGTCACCCATGATCTTCATCTTATAAGATATGCGAAGAGGGTTATTTACTTGAGGGATGGGATTATCATTAAAGACACTGAAAAGGTGAGAAAATGA
- a CDS encoding ferritin — protein MEEERNKVSAKTLDMKRAIDSLREEMQAVDYYNQRADACTDENLKKILIHNADEEKEHAAMLIEWIRQNDANFSKELKDYLFMESKDITSKH, from the coding sequence ATGGAAGAAGAAAGGAATAAGGTTTCAGCAAAGACATTGGATATGAAACGTGCTATCGACTCATTGAGAGAAGAGATGCAGGCTGTTGATTATTACAACCAGCGGGCAGATGCATGCACCGATGAGAATCTAAAGAAGATCCTTATCCATAATGCAGATGAGGAAAAGGAGCATGCTGCCATGCTGATTGAGTGGATCAGGCAGAATGATGCAAATTTCTCTAAAGAGCTCAAGGATTACCTGTTCATGGAGAGCAAGGACATCACAAGCAAGCATTGA
- a CDS encoding 2,3-bisphosphoglycerate-independent phosphoglycerate mutase codes for MKLRNPLMLVILDGFGHRSARKDNAIALAKAPFISSLFKKYPNRYLAAAGEAVGLPRGFIGNSEVNHLNIGAGRIVYQDMTRISNAIKDGSFFRNRVLNRALRETKGTLHLMGLLSDGGVHSHITHLFAILKQAKKLNVRNICIHCFMDGRDTRTTSGIRYMGQLMDFIRKNRIDAKISTIMGRFYSMDRDRRWKREKKAYDCLVSLKGKMFADPIEAIQDSYNRGITDEFIEPGFIDGFRGIRDNDTIIFFNFRSDRARQLTHAFVDSRFDDFRRKKVDVEYYCMCEYDDKFRLPVIIPQIELRNTFSEFISKKGFRQLKIAETEKFVHVTFFFDGQRQKAWPGEDRIIIPSPKVTTYDQKPEMSAYLTTDRVIREIRKKRYDVIVMNYANADMVGHTGSLKAAIEAVETLDICLKKVVGEILSLDGTIIVTADHGNAEEMSGPHQTTHTMNDVPFILVSGRFSHKASLKKGGISDITPTMLHLMGLPKPKEMTGRSLL; via the coding sequence ATGAAACTCAGGAATCCATTGATGCTTGTCATCCTTGACGGTTTCGGCCACAGGTCTGCAAGGAAGGACAATGCGATTGCCCTGGCAAAAGCTCCTTTCATCAGTTCCCTGTTCAAAAAATATCCGAACAGGTATCTTGCAGCCGCAGGAGAGGCTGTGGGACTGCCGAGAGGATTCATAGGCAACTCTGAGGTGAATCATCTCAATATCGGAGCGGGTAGGATTGTCTATCAGGACATGACCCGCATCTCCAATGCAATCAAGGACGGCTCATTCTTCAGGAACAGGGTGCTTAACAGGGCCTTGAGAGAGACCAAAGGCACACTACATCTCATGGGCTTATTGTCAGACGGCGGAGTCCACTCCCACATCACCCATCTTTTTGCGATATTGAAGCAGGCAAAGAAGCTCAATGTCAGAAATATCTGCATCCACTGCTTCATGGATGGGAGGGATACCCGGACAACATCAGGGATCAGATATATGGGGCAGCTCATGGATTTCATCAGGAAGAACAGGATAGACGCCAAGATATCCACGATAATGGGCAGGTTCTATTCGATGGACAGGGACAGGAGATGGAAGCGCGAGAAAAAAGCCTATGACTGCCTTGTCAGTCTCAAAGGGAAGATGTTTGCAGATCCGATTGAGGCCATACAGGATTCATATAACAGAGGAATCACTGATGAGTTCATAGAGCCGGGGTTTATTGACGGGTTCAGGGGCATCAGGGACAATGACACCATCATCTTCTTCAATTTCCGCTCAGACAGGGCGCGGCAGCTCACTCATGCTTTTGTCGACAGCAGGTTTGACGATTTCAGGAGGAAGAAAGTTGATGTGGAATATTACTGCATGTGCGAGTATGATGATAAGTTCAGGCTCCCGGTTATCATACCTCAGATAGAGCTGAGGAACACATTCTCAGAATTCATCTCAAAAAAAGGCTTCAGGCAGCTGAAGATTGCCGAGACAGAGAAATTCGTCCATGTCACATTCTTCTTCGACGGGCAGAGGCAGAAGGCCTGGCCCGGGGAGGACAGGATAATCATACCCAGCCCGAAAGTCACCACTTATGACCAGAAGCCTGAGATGTCCGCATACCTGACCACAGACAGGGTCATCAGGGAGATAAGGAAGAAGAGATATGATGTCATTGTGATGAACTATGCCAATGCAGATATGGTGGGCCATACAGGCTCCCTCAAAGCAGCCATTGAGGCAGTGGAAACCTTGGATATCTGCCTGAAGAAGGTCGTGGGTGAGATTTTATCACTGGATGGGACAATAATTGTCACAGCAGACCACGGCAATGCAGAAGAGATGTCAGGCCCACATCAGACCACCCATACCATGAATGATGTGCCTTTTATCCTGGTTTCAGGGAGATTCAGCCATAAGGCCTCCTTGAAAAAGGGGGGCATAAGTGATATAACCCCGACAATGCTCCATCTCATGGGGCTCCCTAAGCCAAAGGAGATGACTGGCAGGAGCCTCTTATAG
- the eno gene encoding phosphopyruvate hydratase, with protein sequence MPFRIKRILAREILDSRGNPTIEVDVLCSKSVGRAAVPSGASTGVYEAHELRDHNRKFHGNGVLKAIANVEKISKKLKGLDVRKQERIDKVMIDLDDTKNKSKLGANAMLGVSMAGAVCAANASGKPLYSYLNRLSGSKKVMLPVPFCNIINGGKHAGNKLPFQEFMICPVKTRSFSEGVQAVSEIYHTLKSIIQMKYGRNAINVGDEGGFAPPIEDPEEALRMIDNAIAENGYSKEVRIAMDIAASEFYAGGIYKMDKQYNSIQMLNLYLRLAKQYPVISIEDPFDQDDFPPFQALMKKTNIQIVGDDLTVSNPHRVKMAIDNRLCNALLLKVNQIGTLSEALESARMAAKAKWKVMVSHRSGETEDTFIADLAAGLGCGQIKLGAPCRGERTAKYNRLIRIEEQLGANAKYAKW encoded by the coding sequence ATGCCATTCAGGATAAAGAGGATTTTAGCGCGCGAGATTCTTGATTCCAGAGGAAATCCCACCATTGAGGTCGATGTTCTCTGCAGCAAGTCTGTGGGCAGGGCTGCTGTGCCAAGCGGCGCCAGCACAGGTGTCTATGAGGCGCATGAGCTCAGGGATCATAACCGGAAATTCCATGGTAATGGTGTGCTCAAGGCCATTGCCAATGTCGAAAAGATCTCCAAGAAGCTCAAGGGTCTCGACGTGAGGAAGCAGGAGAGGATAGACAAGGTGATGATAGACCTTGATGATACCAAGAACAAGTCCAAGCTCGGCGCGAATGCCATGCTTGGTGTCTCGATGGCCGGTGCTGTGTGCGCTGCCAATGCCTCAGGCAAGCCCCTTTATTCATATCTCAACAGGCTTTCTGGCTCGAAGAAGGTGATGCTTCCGGTGCCTTTCTGCAACATAATCAACGGCGGGAAGCACGCAGGGAACAAGCTGCCTTTCCAGGAGTTCATGATATGCCCTGTCAAGACAAGGAGCTTCAGCGAGGGCGTGCAGGCCGTGTCTGAGATATATCACACCCTCAAGAGCATTATCCAGATGAAGTATGGAAGGAATGCAATAAATGTCGGCGACGAAGGCGGCTTTGCGCCTCCGATCGAGGATCCAGAAGAAGCGTTGCGCATGATTGACAACGCCATCGCAGAGAACGGGTATTCGAAAGAGGTCAGGATAGCGATGGATATAGCGGCTTCAGAGTTCTATGCAGGAGGCATCTACAAGATGGACAAGCAGTATAACTCTATCCAGATGCTGAATCTCTACCTGCGCCTTGCGAAGCAGTATCCTGTGATATCGATAGAGGACCCTTTTGACCAGGATGATTTCCCGCCATTCCAGGCCCTTATGAAGAAGACGAATATTCAGATTGTCGGCGACGACCTCACTGTCTCCAATCCCCACAGGGTGAAGATGGCTATCGACAACAGGCTATGCAATGCATTGCTGCTCAAGGTCAACCAGATAGGCACCCTTAGCGAGGCCCTGGAATCAGCGAGGATGGCTGCTAAGGCGAAGTGGAAGGTTATGGTCAGCCATAGGAGCGGCGAGACTGAAGATACATTCATCGCTGACCTGGCAGCAGGCCTCGGTTGCGGCCAGATCAAGCTCGGCGCTCCCTGCCGCGGTGAGAGGACTGCGAAGTACAACAGGCTCATCAGGATTGAGGAGCAGCTCGGAGCGAATGCAAAATATGCCAAATGGTGA
- a CDS encoding methyltransferase domain-containing protein — translation MVQFLSQKQEYLDNFRKSVIRSYSSPEEVRLYQEELERGLSRTEKAACRRYLKPGDAVLDIGCGAGREAMQITDICSRLDCIDLSFPMAAAARNNLDGRATVLNCDCTSLPYADGSYDAVLMFNKVLSLVPGKEGRMKALAEANRVLKPDGYLIAEVVEANFTESLLRPISPILFFDFQVGDKIINSMHYRTTSTGIYVHSFTGNEILSATSGAGFRFERRLESILDWLMGTESVLVFRKMHDNHQKMNENQR, via the coding sequence ATGGTACAATTCCTAAGCCAAAAGCAAGAATATCTGGACAATTTCAGGAAGTCAGTAATAAGATCCTATTCAAGCCCTGAGGAGGTCAGACTCTATCAGGAAGAGCTTGAAAGAGGACTTTCCAGGACTGAAAAAGCAGCCTGCAGAAGATATCTCAAACCAGGAGATGCAGTGCTTGATATAGGGTGCGGAGCAGGAAGAGAAGCTATGCAGATCACAGATATCTGCTCGAGACTTGACTGCATCGACCTCTCTTTTCCCATGGCAGCAGCTGCCAGGAATAATCTTGACGGGAGAGCGACAGTCCTGAACTGCGACTGCACAAGCCTGCCCTATGCCGACGGATCATATGACGCAGTGCTGATGTTCAACAAGGTACTGAGCCTTGTCCCCGGCAAAGAAGGGAGGATGAAAGCGCTGGCTGAAGCAAACAGGGTCCTCAAGCCCGACGGCTATCTGATAGCTGAAGTTGTCGAGGCGAATTTCACTGAGTCACTGCTGAGACCGATCAGCCCCATACTGTTCTTCGATTTCCAGGTAGGCGACAAGATAATAAACAGCATGCACTACAGGACGACCTCGACAGGGATATATGTCCATTCCTTCACAGGCAACGAGATCCTGAGCGCAACTTCAGGTGCAGGTTTCAGGTTCGAGAGGAGACTTGAATCAATCCTCGACTGGCTTATGGGAACAGAGAGTGTCCTGGTATTCCGGAAAATGCATGATAACCACCAGAAAATGAATGAGAACCAGCGATAA
- a CDS encoding PAC2 family protein translates to MTWKLQKVRDFPKLSRPVLIEGLPGIGNVGKITIDFIVDKLEARKVIDLVSHSFPPSVYINEENLVELPSIEIYHKRIKGRDFLFLAGDVQPVNEESSYEFSETIIDMLKRMGCTEIITMGGIGLPTVPRSPVVFATANSKRILDKYCRSTSLNPKSYGKIGPIVGVTGLLIGLAERQGIDAIALLAETYGHPMYLGIKGAREVMKILNKKLSLGLNLSELNKEIKEIENEMRKIKGLNRIKGMKEGKEMEYIG, encoded by the coding sequence ATGACATGGAAGCTTCAGAAGGTCAGGGATTTCCCGAAATTGAGCAGGCCGGTGCTTATCGAGGGCCTGCCCGGCATAGGCAATGTCGGCAAGATAACCATAGATTTCATAGTCGACAAGCTTGAGGCGAGGAAGGTCATCGACCTTGTCTCTCATTCATTCCCTCCGTCTGTCTACATAAATGAGGAGAATCTCGTCGAGCTTCCCTCGATAGAGATATACCACAAGAGGATAAAGGGCAGGGACTTCCTGTTCCTCGCAGGGGATGTCCAGCCTGTGAATGAGGAATCAAGCTATGAGTTCAGCGAGACCATAATCGACATGCTGAAGAGGATGGGCTGCACAGAGATCATCACTATGGGCGGCATCGGCCTCCCCACAGTGCCCAGGAGCCCCGTGGTTTTCGCGACTGCGAACAGCAAAAGGATACTGGATAAGTACTGCAGATCCACCTCACTCAATCCCAAGAGCTATGGCAAGATAGGCCCGATTGTCGGCGTCACAGGGCTCCTGATAGGGCTCGCAGAGAGACAGGGTATCGACGCAATCGCTCTCCTTGCAGAGACCTACGGCCACCCCATGTATCTCGGCATCAAGGGAGCGAGGGAAGTCATGAAGATACTCAACAAGAAGCTCTCTTTAGGCCTGAATCTCAGCGAGCTCAACAAGGAGATAAAGGAGATTGAGAATGAGATGAGGAAGATCAAGGGCCTGAACAGGATCAAGGGCATGAAGGAAGGGAAAGAGATGGAGTATATAGGATAG
- a CDS encoding RNA-protein complex protein Nop10, with amino-acid sequence MARHILKCTGCGAYTMSETCSCGSKAVTPRPPKYSPEDAYGRYRRKVKEPELKQRGFL; translated from the coding sequence ATGGCAAGACACATACTCAAGTGCACAGGATGCGGCGCTTACACCATGTCTGAGACCTGCTCTTGCGGTTCGAAGGCTGTCACACCCAGGCCGCCGAAGTACAGCCCTGAGGACGCTTACGGGCGCTATCGCAGGAAAGTCAAGGAGCCGGAGCTGAAGCAGAGGGGGTTCTTATGA
- a CDS encoding S1 RNA-binding domain-containing protein — MALLRKREGLPEEGELVLCTVTKVYHHSVFCNIHEYERQGMIHISEVSPGRIRNLGDFVKEGKTVICKILRIDHERNHIDLSLRRVNESEKRFKSNQIKLEQKSEKIIEFAAKELKKDFNKLYDEITPRIYKSVDSLHDAFEEAIYDEKALDRYGIDRKVLDVLIPLIKQRIKPPQVTITGTLKLRSYDPDGLSIIKEAAKKGLDDHTSIRYAGGGRFGITVTHSNYKEAEKVLGHSTSAIEKYLVKKGGEFVFERKVKA, encoded by the coding sequence ATGGCTTTGCTTAGGAAAAGGGAAGGTCTTCCCGAGGAAGGAGAATTAGTCCTTTGCACAGTCACGAAAGTGTACCATCATTCTGTTTTCTGCAATATCCATGAATACGAGAGGCAGGGCATGATACACATCTCTGAAGTGAGCCCTGGAAGGATAAGGAATCTCGGCGATTTTGTCAAGGAGGGCAAGACAGTCATCTGCAAGATACTCAGGATAGACCATGAGAGGAACCATATTGACCTCTCGCTCAGGAGGGTCAATGAGTCAGAGAAGCGCTTCAAGTCTAACCAGATCAAGCTCGAGCAGAAGTCAGAGAAGATAATAGAATTCGCGGCAAAGGAGCTCAAGAAGGACTTCAATAAGCTCTATGATGAGATAACACCGAGGATATACAAATCCGTGGACAGTCTCCATGACGCCTTCGAGGAAGCGATCTACGACGAGAAGGCTCTTGACAGGTATGGCATTGACAGGAAGGTCCTCGACGTGCTCATCCCTCTCATAAAGCAGAGGATAAAGCCGCCTCAGGTCACGATAACAGGCACATTGAAGCTCAGGTCATATGATCCAGACGGGCTGAGCATAATAAAGGAGGCTGCGAAGAAAGGGCTTGACGACCACACCTCGATCAGGTATGCGGGCGGCGGCAGGTTCGGCATCACAGTCACCCATTCTAACTACAAGGAGGCTGAGAAAGTCCTTGGTCATTCCACGTCAGCCATCGAGAAATACCTCGTCAAGAAAGGTGGAGAATTCGTCTTTGAGCGCAAGGTCAAGGCTTGA
- a CDS encoding 30S ribosomal protein S27e has protein sequence MEPTSKFIKVRCPKCKNEQIIFGKSATNIACLVCGKILAESGGGKARVKARILEVLE, from the coding sequence ATGGAGCCTACAAGCAAGTTCATAAAAGTAAGATGTCCAAAATGCAAGAATGAGCAGATCATATTCGGTAAGTCTGCCACGAACATAGCTTGCTTAGTTTGTGGCAAAATCCTCGCTGAATCCGGCGGCGGAAAGGCGAGGGTCAAGGCCAGGATCCTTGAAGTTCTTGAATGA
- a CDS encoding 50S ribosomal protein L44e — MKMPKHKMRYCPFCRKHTDQKIAQNKKKSPSSLTKGAKQRMRKRGRARGSGNLGKLSKGALTKWKRYGKKQTKKTDFRYECKECKKMTSQRKGIRSKRVEFV; from the coding sequence ATGAAGATGCCAAAGCACAAGATGAGATATTGTCCTTTTTGCAGGAAGCATACAGATCAGAAGATTGCCCAGAATAAGAAGAAGAGTCCCAGTTCTCTGACAAAAGGGGCCAAGCAGAGGATGAGGAAGAGGGGCAGGGCAAGAGGTTCAGGCAATCTCGGAAAGCTTTCCAAAGGTGCCCTCACCAAATGGAAGAGATACGGCAAGAAGCAGACCAAGAAGACAGACTTCAGGTATGAATGCAAGGAGTGCAAGAAGATGACAAGCCAGAGGAAGGGCATCAGGTCAAAGAGGGTGGAGTTCGTCTAA